Proteins from one Caulobacter sp. 73W genomic window:
- the rpsG gene encoding 30S ribosomal protein S7 — MSRRRRAEKRDVLPDPKFGDLVVTKFMNYVMYEGKKAVAENIIYGAFDILEAKRKDQGPLETFHSALDNVAPSIEVRSRRVGGATYQVPVEVRPDRRRALAIRWLVTAARKRGENTMTEKLAGELLDASNNRGTAVKKREDTHKMAEANRAFSHYRW; from the coding sequence ATGTCCCGCCGCCGCCGCGCAGAGAAACGTGACGTTCTTCCGGATCCCAAGTTTGGGGATCTCGTCGTCACCAAGTTCATGAACTACGTGATGTACGAAGGCAAAAAAGCCGTCGCTGAAAACATCATCTATGGCGCCTTCGACATCCTCGAAGCCAAGCGCAAGGACCAGGGTCCCCTGGAAACCTTCCACTCGGCTCTCGACAACGTCGCGCCTTCCATCGAAGTCCGCTCCCGCCGGGTCGGCGGCGCCACCTACCAGGTGCCCGTCGAAGTCCGTCCGGATCGCCGTCGCGCTCTGGCCATCCGTTGGCTGGTGACCGCCGCTCGCAAGCGTGGTGAAAACACTATGACCGAGAAGCTGGCCGGCGAACTGCTCGACGCCTCGAACAACCGCGGCACCGCCGTGAAGAAGCGCGAAGACACCCACAAGATGGCGGAAGCCAACCGGGCGTTCTCGCACTACCGCTGGTAA
- a CDS encoding zf-TFIIB domain-containing protein, with product MPLLLCPNCNTSMQAVNRSGVELDMCPTCRGVWLDRGELEKILAGGREEQGEAVQARERFEREVEGFHRDPDAWKRSHPYDDRERRHRYDSDDYYRQKKKKKGFDLFDIFD from the coding sequence ATGCCGCTTCTGCTCTGCCCCAACTGCAACACCTCGATGCAGGCCGTGAACCGCTCCGGCGTCGAGCTGGACATGTGCCCGACCTGCCGGGGCGTCTGGCTGGACCGCGGCGAGCTGGAGAAGATCCTGGCCGGCGGACGCGAGGAGCAAGGCGAGGCCGTCCAGGCCCGCGAGCGATTCGAACGCGAGGTGGAGGGATTCCACCGCGACCCGGACGCCTGGAAGCGCAGCCACCCCTATGACGACCGCGAGCGCCGCCACCGCTACGACAGCGACGACTATTACCGCCAGAAGAAGAAAAAGAAGGGGTTCGACCTCTTCGACATCTTCGATTGA
- the rpsL gene encoding 30S ribosomal protein S12 — protein MPTVNQLIRKPRQPKPARNKVPALKGCPQRRGVCTRVYTTTPKKPNSALRKVAKVRLTTGIEAVCYIPGEGHNLQEHSVVLIRGGRVKDLPGVRYHILRGVLDTQGVKDRKQRRSLYGAKRPK, from the coding sequence ATGCCTACGGTCAACCAGCTGATCCGCAAGCCGCGCCAACCTAAGCCGGCACGGAACAAAGTCCCCGCCCTGAAGGGCTGCCCGCAACGCCGCGGCGTTTGCACCCGCGTCTACACCACGACGCCGAAGAAGCCGAACTCGGCTCTGCGTAAGGTCGCCAAGGTGCGCCTGACGACCGGCATCGAAGCGGTTTGCTACATCCCCGGCGAAGGCCACAACCTGCAGGAGCACTCGGTGGTGCTCATCCGCGGCGGCCGCGTGAAGGATTTGCCCGGCGTTCGTTATCACATCCTTCGCGGCGTCCTTGACACGCAAGGCGTCAAAGACCGCAAGCAGCGCCGTTCGCTCTACGGCGCCAAGCGTCCGAAGTAA
- the tuf gene encoding elongation factor Tu: protein MAKEKFERNKPHCNIGTIGHVDHGKTTLTAAITITLAKSGGATAKNYADIDAAPEEKARGITINTAHVEYETANRHYAHVDCPGHADYVKNMITGAAQMDGAILVVSAADGPMPQTREHILLARQVGVPALVVFMNKVDMVDDEELLDLVEMEVRELLSSYQFPGDDIPITKGSALAAVEGRDANIGEEKILALMASVDEYIPQPERPVDLPFLMPVEDVFSISGRGTVVTGRVEKGIVKVGEEVEIVGIRPVQKTTCTGVEMFRKLLDQGQAGDNVGVLLRGTKREDVERGQVLCKPGSITPHTKFVAEAYILTKEEGGRHTPFFTNYRPQFYFRTTDVTGIIKLREGVEMIMPGDNAELDVELITPIAMDQGLRFAIREGGRTVGAGVVAKIVE, encoded by the coding sequence ATGGCTAAGGAAAAGTTCGAACGTAATAAGCCGCACTGCAACATCGGCACGATCGGTCACGTTGACCACGGCAAGACGACGCTGACGGCTGCGATCACGATCACGCTGGCGAAGTCGGGCGGCGCGACCGCCAAGAACTACGCCGACATCGACGCCGCGCCGGAAGAAAAGGCCCGCGGCATCACGATCAACACGGCGCACGTGGAATACGAGACGGCCAACCGTCACTACGCCCACGTCGACTGCCCGGGCCACGCCGACTACGTGAAGAACATGATCACGGGCGCGGCGCAGATGGACGGCGCGATCCTGGTGGTTTCGGCCGCTGACGGCCCGATGCCGCAGACCCGCGAGCACATCCTGCTGGCCCGTCAGGTCGGCGTGCCGGCCCTGGTCGTGTTCATGAACAAGGTCGACATGGTCGACGACGAAGAGCTGCTGGACCTGGTCGAGATGGAAGTTCGCGAACTTCTGTCGTCCTACCAGTTCCCGGGCGACGACATTCCGATCACCAAGGGCTCGGCCCTGGCCGCGGTCGAAGGCCGTGACGCCAACATCGGTGAAGAGAAGATCCTGGCGCTGATGGCCTCGGTCGACGAGTACATCCCGCAGCCGGAACGCCCCGTCGACCTGCCGTTCCTGATGCCGGTCGAAGACGTGTTCTCGATCTCGGGCCGCGGCACCGTGGTCACGGGCCGCGTCGAGAAGGGCATCGTGAAGGTCGGTGAGGAAGTCGAGATCGTCGGCATCCGTCCGGTTCAGAAGACGACCTGCACGGGCGTCGAAATGTTCCGCAAGCTGCTGGACCAAGGTCAAGCCGGCGACAACGTGGGCGTGCTGCTGCGCGGCACCAAGCGTGAAGACGTCGAGCGCGGCCAGGTTCTCTGCAAGCCGGGTTCGATCACGCCGCACACCAAGTTCGTGGCCGAAGCCTACATCCTGACCAAGGAAGAAGGCGGCCGTCACACCCCGTTCTTCACCAACTACCGCCCGCAGTTCTACTTCCGCACGACGGACGTGACCGGCATCATCAAGCTGCGCGAAGGCGTTGAGATGATCATGCCGGGCGACAACGCCGAGCTGGACGTCGAGCTGATCACCCCGATCGCCATGGACCAGGGCCTGCGCTTCGCCATCCGCGAAGGCGGCCGCACCGTCGGCGCCGGCGTCGTCGCGAAAATTGTCGAGTAA
- a CDS encoding M20/M25/M40 family metallo-hydrolase: MSDFTIQNRRTLLTGAAAAGLFTPGLVLASSGDIAAIRKAAEAGYDASVKRIQEWIALPSIAAENRDMDKGADYMMALARDAGFQHVEKVPTDGHPGVFATLDVGAKRWIGIYFMYDVKQYDPAEWSSPPLEARIVDKPGFGKVIVGRGAVNQKGPEATFLAALHAIRAAGKKPPVNIVLVCEGEEEIGSPNFHQIVTKPHVLAALKKCEGVVIPAGWQSPSNGGVSVNLGAKGVVEFELVSSGAKWGRGPKTDIHSSEKARVDSPAWRLVQALGTLVTPDGNSSAIDGWFEHVRPLTPREKELITLAAQRMSEADAKKALGVDRWIDDLPWEKALERLASQPTVNIEGLVSGYTGPGGKTVLPGRAVAKIDLRLVPNQTMADCVKKIRAHLDKRGFQDIEVNVSGGYDPTETDENSRLIKAELATYAKRGVPTSVYPRLAGSWPGAVFTSAPVNLPAGQFGLGHGSGAHAPNEYYVIESSNPKVEGLTGATMGYVDFLYEIAAIK; encoded by the coding sequence ATGTCCGATTTCACGATCCAGAACCGCCGCACGCTGCTCACGGGGGCCGCCGCGGCGGGCCTGTTCACGCCAGGGCTTGTCCTGGCTTCCAGCGGCGACATCGCCGCCATCCGCAAGGCCGCCGAGGCCGGCTACGACGCCTCGGTGAAGCGTATCCAGGAATGGATCGCCCTGCCGTCCATCGCCGCCGAGAACCGCGACATGGACAAGGGGGCCGACTACATGATGGCCCTGGCCCGCGACGCCGGCTTCCAGCATGTCGAGAAGGTTCCGACCGACGGCCATCCGGGCGTGTTCGCCACCCTGGACGTGGGCGCCAAGCGTTGGATCGGCATCTACTTCATGTACGACGTGAAGCAGTACGACCCGGCCGAGTGGTCCTCTCCGCCGCTGGAGGCGCGCATCGTCGACAAGCCGGGCTTCGGCAAGGTGATCGTCGGCCGTGGCGCGGTGAACCAGAAGGGGCCGGAGGCCACCTTCCTGGCCGCCCTGCACGCTATCCGCGCGGCCGGCAAGAAGCCGCCGGTGAACATCGTCCTGGTTTGCGAGGGCGAGGAGGAGATCGGCAGCCCGAACTTCCACCAGATCGTCACCAAGCCGCACGTCCTGGCCGCCTTGAAGAAGTGCGAGGGCGTGGTCATCCCGGCCGGCTGGCAGAGCCCCAGCAACGGCGGCGTCAGCGTCAATCTGGGCGCCAAGGGCGTGGTCGAGTTCGAGCTGGTCTCCAGCGGCGCCAAGTGGGGCCGGGGCCCCAAGACCGACATCCATTCCAGCGAGAAGGCCCGCGTCGACAGCCCGGCCTGGCGCCTGGTCCAGGCTCTGGGCACCCTGGTCACGCCGGACGGCAATTCGTCGGCCATCGACGGCTGGTTCGAGCATGTGCGCCCGCTCACCCCCCGTGAGAAGGAGCTGATCACCCTGGCCGCCCAGCGCATGAGCGAGGCGGACGCCAAGAAGGCCCTGGGCGTCGACAGGTGGATCGACGACCTGCCGTGGGAGAAGGCGCTGGAGCGCCTGGCCTCGCAGCCCACGGTGAACATCGAGGGGCTGGTCAGCGGCTATACCGGCCCGGGCGGCAAGACAGTCCTGCCCGGCCGCGCGGTGGCCAAGATCGACCTGCGCCTGGTGCCGAACCAGACCATGGCCGACTGCGTGAAGAAGATCCGCGCCCACCTCGACAAGCGTGGCTTCCAGGACATCGAGGTCAATGTCAGCGGTGGCTACGACCCGACCGAGACGGACGAGAACAGCCGCCTGATCAAGGCGGAGCTGGCGACCTACGCCAAGCGCGGGGTCCCGACCTCGGTCTATCCGCGCCTGGCGGGATCGTGGCCGGGTGCGGTGTTCACCTCGGCGCCGGTGAACCTGCCGGCCGGCCAGTTCGGCCTGGGCCACGGCAGCGGCGCCCACGCGCCGAACGAGTACTACGTGATCGAGAGCAGCAACCCCAAGGTCGAGGGCCTGACCGGCGCGACCATGGGCTATGTGGACTTCCTCTACGAGATCGCCGCGATCAAGTGA